In Opitutaceae bacterium, the sequence GAGTGAAACGGGCAAACTTGACAGAGCCCACCTCCGGCAGAAAGTCCATTCTCTCCGCATCGGAGCAAGTCGGCAGAGAGAATTCTTTCGTCAAACCGCCTCCGCATCCGCGTTTTCGCCATGTCCGTCATCAAACCCACCTGCCTGCGCGACATCAAGTTGCGGGTGAACATAGTCGATGTCGTTTCCCGTGTGATCACTCTGCGAAAGGCTGGCGCTCGATTCAAGGGTTTGTGTCCGTTCCACTCCGAAAAGACACCCTCGTTCAATGTGGATGCAGACAAGGGCTTCTTCAAATGCTTTGGCTGCGGGAAGGCGGGCGACGTCATCACGTTTGTGCGGGACACGGAGCAACTGACCTTCACCGAGGCTATTGAGGCGCTCGGCAAACGTTTCGGTGTCGTTATTGAATACGAGGAAGGCACGGGGCCGACGAAGGAGGAACGCACGCTTAGACAGGAGCTGTTCGACCTGCACGAATTTGCCGCCGACCACTACTTTCAGAAATTCAAAGGGAAGGATCACGAAGGGGAATTCATCCGCTCCTATTGGACGGACAAGCGGCGTTTCCTTCCTGAACTGGCGGACGAATTCAAAATCGGCCTTTCAGAGACTGACGAAGGCGGACTCGGCTCCGCGGTTCTCAAACGTCGGTTTTCCGAGGAGGCCATCCGGCAGTGCGGCCTGTTTTTTGTCCGCAGCCCCACCGTGATGACGATGGTCAGCCTGCGCCCCCGTTTTCGCGGACGCCTGATGATTCCCATCCGGGATCACCAAGGGCGCGTCGTCGCATTCACCGGCCGCCAGACGGAGCTCACTCCCAAGGACGACCCCGCTTTCGAAGCCAAGTACGTCAATTCGCCGGAAACGCCCATTTTCACCAAGGGAAATCTGCTCTTCAATCTCGACCGCGCGCGCGATCCCGCGAGCAAGGAAAACCGCCCCTTTGTCCTGGTCGAGGGACAACTCGACGCGCTCCGATGCTGGAGCGTCGGACTCAAGACGGCTGTCGCCCCGCAGGGCACGGCCATCACGGAGTCCCAACTGCTGCTGCTGCGACGCTACCAGCATCGCGTCGAGTGCTTCTTCGATTCCGACGATGCCGGGCAAAAGGCATCACTTCGATTTCTGCCGCTCGCACTCAAGACAGGTTTGGAGGTTCGTTTTCTTGGCGCTCAAGCGACCTCGAAGATCGATCCCGACATCCTGCTCCTGGAGCGCGGCCTGGCCGCCTACGCAGAATTGGAGAAAACCTCGCTCTCGGCAATGGCCTACGCCTGCGCCTCCATTCTTCCGCAACCGGATCGCGCCTCCTCCGAAGAAAAGACCCGGGCGGCAGCCCAGGTTCAATCAATCATTGCCGCCGCCGATTCCGAGGTTGCCCGGTCCCAGTTCCTCGCCGAGGCCGCGGCCTGCCTGAAGCTCCCGGTCGCCGCCCTGCAAAAAGACTTCCAAGCCAGTCTTGCCAGGCAGCAACGGTCTTTTCGACGCGAGGACACGACCGCCGCGCCAAGTGCGGCACCGTCTTCGCCAGACAGTGCCTGCAATCGTGATATTGCTCCAGAACAGCATTTGCTGTTGGTTTGCCTTCATTGGGAGCAAATGGGGAAGTCCCTCGCTCATGCTTTCCCCCACGATTGGATCGACCTCTCCCACCCCTGCGGAGCGCTGCTGAATCGTTTTCTTGCGGAATTCGAACACGACAACTGGCCAGGACGCGAACACCTCGACATCCTCCTCGAAACACCCGAGGAAAAGGCACTCATCGCTTCAATGTTGTTTGATGCACCAGCGCTGGACGATCCCGTAAAAGCATTGCAGGAGGGCATCCATCGGTTGCGTGCCCGTTCACTTGAGCCTCGCCTCAGGAAAATCGACCTTGATTTAGCAACCCACCATGCGGAGAGTAGCGTGGACGCAATTTCACTCTTAAAACTCCGTTCCGAACTTCTGCGACAGCTGCGCCAGCCCATCACTCTGGTGCCGCTTTGATTGTCGCTGACTTTGTCTTTTTCCATTTTCCATGCCGCGCAGCAGTAAAGCCAGTTCAGCATCCATTGACGACCAATCCGAGGCAGTCGAGTCAGTCCTCAACAAGAAGGGCGCACACGCGCCCGCCTCCGACGGAGTCAGCATTCCCGATGTGCCCGGTGGCGGAAGCATCAACGAGAAGATACGTCAGCTCATCCGCCAGTCGAAGGAGCAGGGATACCTGACGTTTGACGACATAAACGAGGCGCTTCCCGACTCCATCGAAAATCAGGACGAGATCGACAATGTCCTGTCCATTCTTCAGAACCTCGACATCGAGATCATCGAGTCGGAGGAAGTGGAGTCCTTCAAGCAGCGGCAGGAGGAGGCGGAGGAGGAGGAAACCCGCACTTCCCAGAATGACATTCTGGACGATCCGGTGCGAATGTACCTCAAGCAGATGGGCCAGGTCCCGCTGCTGACCCGCGAGCAGGAGGTCGATATTTCCAAACGAATCGAAAACGCCGAACTGAAGGCGCAGGAAGCGCTGTTCGATGCCGCAAACGTCGCACGGTACATCATCGCACTCGGCTCCAAACTGCTCAGCCGCGAGGAGCGCTTCGACCGCATAGTCATCGACAAGAAAATCGAGAGTCGCGACGCGTACTTCAAGGCGCTGCCCAAGCTGGTCGAGATCACGCAGAAGAACGAGGAATCCGTTTCTGAATCGTGGGCGGAATATCTGGCGGCCCGCAACGAGGCGGAACGAAAGAAGATCCTCTCAAAACACAGGAAGCGCGAATCGACGCTTCGTTCAAACTTTTCGAAATTCTATTTCAAGCTCAAGGTGTACGAGGAGTACCTCGCCGAAATCCGGCCGGTGCTGACTGAAATCCAGGACCTGAACTCGCTTCTGGAGCGTGCCAGGCATCCCAAGACCCGCAGGGACGCCGCCATCGACACCAAGGTCATCGCCGCGCGATTCAAGGCGCTCGAACATGAGCACCGCATCGCACCGCAAGCCATGCTCGACATCGTCGCCAAGACAAACGTCCACATCCGCGAGGCGCACCAGGCCAAGACGGAAATGGTCGAGGCCAACCTGCGCCTGGTCATCTCCATCGCGAAGAAATACACCAACCGCGGCCTGTCCTTCCTCGACCTGATCCAGGAGGGAAACATGGGGCTCATGAAGGCGGTGGAAAAATTCGAGTACCGGCGCGGCTACAAGTTCTCCACCTACGCAACCTGGTGGATCCGCCAGGCCATCACCCGCTCGATCGCCGACCAGGCGCGCACCATCCGCATCCCGGTCCACATGATCGAGACACTGAACAAGGTGATGCAGGTGCAGAAGCAGCTCCTACAGGAATACGGCCACGAGCCCACCCCCGAAGAGGTCGCCGACGAGATGAACCTGCCCGTGGAGCGCGTGCAGCAGATCATGAAGATGGCGCAGCAGCCCATCTCGCTTCAGTCGCCCGTCGGCGACGGCGATGACACCAGCTTCGGTGACTTCATCGAGGACAAGAGCGCCGAGAATCCCTACGACATGACAGCCTTTTCGCTTCTCCGCGAAAAGATCATCGATGTTCTCGATTCGCTCACCGAGCGCGAGCGCCGCGTGCTATCGCTCCGCTTCGGTCTCGTCGACGGCTACAGCCGCACCCTTGAGGAGGTGGGCAAGCAGTTCAAGGTCACCCGCGAACGCATCCGCCAGATCGAGGCCAAGGCTCTGCGCAAGATGCGTCACCCGACGCGTCTTCGCCAGCTCACCGGATTCTTCGACGCTGAGCAGCCGGACAACGCGCAGAACCTGCTCAAGCAGGCCCAGGCGGGGCAGATCAAGCCGCCACCCCTGGTGCCGCACTGACACATCTCCGCATGATCTCGCATTCTCCGATCATGCGTGTGTCCGGCGCGATCGCCACCGCCCTGTTGATTGCGGTTTCGTGCGCCGGCAGTGATGCGCCGCCGCGCAAGCAGTCTCCCTTTCTTCCGCCCGCAACGGCTCCGGCAGCCGCAACCGCCGAAGCTTCCGCATACGAGTTCACCGGCGTGATCATCGCGGGGAAAAGTGTCATGGTGAACATCACGGACGTTGGCGCGAAACGAAGCACGTGGGTCACCATCGGCCAGTCAGCGGACGGCCTGGACGCACTCAGTTATGACGCGAAGATCGAGAGCGTCGTCGTTCGCATCGCCAGTCAGACAAAAACCTTGTTGCTGAAGAAGCCGGCGGTTGCCGCCAGCTCGGGCCCCGTGGTCGCCACCGTCGCCGTCGCCCCACTCGTCCCGCTCCCACCTCCTTCAACTCCCCAGGAGGCGGAACGCGAAGCACGCATGCTGGTCAGCGACCTTCTCGAAATCGGAATCCAACAGCGAAAGGCCTACGAGGAGGCCCAGCGAAAGGCCGCCGAAGAGGCGGCGCGCCAGTCCAGCGGCCGCAAGTAGGTCAGCCCGCTCCTGTGGCTGCCCCCAGGGCACGACAAAGCGTGCCCCTCCAGGTGTTTTGAAACTTCGCTGGAGATGACACGCCTTGTCATATCCGGAGTTCGCCCAACGGTCGAGTCACCAGCCGGCATCTACACCTCCACCGGAATCGCCGGAGGCGTGGATTCGCGGTGGGATCCCGCCCGTGCCAGCGCATTGCCAAGCTCTTCCTTGCGCAGTGGCTTGGTGATGTAATCGTCCATCCCCGCCTGGATGCATTTCTCCCTGTCGCCCGTCATCGCATTCGCAGTCAGACCGATAATCCATGGCTGGCGCCCAGGCGGCAATTCACGACGAATGGCCAGCGTCGCCTCCAGTCCGTTCATCTCAGGCATGTGCCAGTCCATAAGCACGATGTCATAGTCGCGCTCACGCACGGCCGAGAGTCCCTCGCCACCGTGATTGGCGACATCGGCCCCGTGCCCCAGTCGCTTGAGCATGGTCAGCGCAACCTTCTGGTTCACAAGATTGTCCTCAACGAGCAGTATGCGCAGCCCATCGCCGCCGATCGGCACGATCGGGACCACCGGCTGCGGCGCAACGGGAGCAGGGGCCGCCGTCGCAACAGGAGCGTCTACGATCTCCGCCAGAATGCAGAATGAGAAGGTTGACCCGCGCCCAAGCGTGCTCGTCACCCAGGCGTCACCTCCCATCAGCTGGGCCAGCCTCCGGCAGATCGCGAGTCCAAGACCGGTTCCTCCAAATTTGCGCGAAGTCGATGCGTCAGCCTGTGTGAACGGCTGGAACAGCAGGGCCTGCGCTTCAGAAGTGAGGCCGGGTCCGGTGTCGCGAACCGAGAACTGGAGCTTTGCCTGCGTGACATCGCCGGCAAAGCCCGGGGGTTGGCGGGAAACCTCGACAACCACTCCGCCGTGTTCGGTGAACTTCACCGCATTGCTGAGAAGATTCGAGATGATCTGCCGCACGCGGGTGACATCGCCGCGAATGCGGCGGGGAACGCCCGGGTCGATGCTGATCTTCAAATCAAGCCCTTTGGCCGCGGCCTTTCCGGAGAACAGCGTCACAACATCGTCGATCGCGCGCGGCAGATCGAACGGAAGCTTTTCAAGGTCCAGCCGGCCCGACTCGATCTTCGAGAAGTCGAGCACGTCGTTGAGAATGACGAGAAGCCCCGTGCCGGAGGACCGAATCGTCTCCAGACTGTCGCGATGCTGGTCCGAGAGCTCGCCGTCGAGCATCAGTTCGGTCATGCCGATGACTCCGTTCAGCGGCGTGCGGATTTCATGGCTCATCACCGCCAGAAACGCGCTCTTGGCCTGATTCGCCACCTCCGCGGACAGCGCGAGCTCATTCGCCCGGGCTATCGAATCCTGAAGCTGGCGATTGGTCGCCTCGAGCTCGCCCTTGGCCTGGAGCAGCGTCTCCTCCGTGCGCCGCCGCTCCCGGATCTCACGCGCCATCTTTCCCTGGGTTTCAAGCAGCACCTGGCCGCTCTGCTGAAGCAGGGTTTCGGAGTGACGCGCCCGCGTCAGCTGCTCCGTGAGCTCGCCCTGCTGCTCGACCAGCCGCTGGCGATTTCGGCGCTCCGACACGATGTGGCGGCGGATCAGCCATGCCCCCATTCCAACAATCAACACATGCACAAGCATGATCGACCCATGCGTGATCAGCCTGCCGGCACTCGGCTCCGGAATCTCAAAAAAGTAGCGGGCCAGCCCCTTGTACTGATCGATGAACAACACCCCATGCTGGATCAATACGCAGAGTGCAACGGGCCAGAGGCAGCGCCAGTCAGCATAAACGATCAACACTGTTGAGCTGGTGAAAAACAGAAAATGAAGTGGAGCCAGTCCTCCGACCTGGTAGATGTGAAACCCAAGCAGGACTTGAAGCAGAACACCCGCGCATGCGCGCGTGACAAATGCACCGGGATGCACTTTCGTCATCACCCGGAACAATACCGCAGTGACGGAGGCAATTCCCAGAGTCGCCACCCACGTGTCCCTGACCGGCGCAAGCAGCATCGCAAGCCCGCAATGGACGATCAGGAGAAGGCCGGCCCACCTGTCACCACGACGATGAACTGGAGCAAGGATCTGCTCGTCCGAAAGAACCTCCCCCGTTGGCGAACTAATCTCACCGGCCGGCAGGATTGATGATTCCGACAGCAGATGATCCCTCAATCGCTGATAGAGTGCCTTCACAAACTTTCCTCCCATTCGACAGGATCGCCACGCCCCTCACCTTTGTCGCCGGGTTTGCTCAATCGCTTCACAACAGGCATGGAATCTCCACGGATCATCGCCCGGATTACATCGACCCACTCCGGGCCCAGTTAAGCAGTTGTCCAAACGGCCTGCTCCGATCAAATCCTTTCGCAGGCCAACTACATTTCGAGCGACACACATCGTTTCAGCGGCCGGCGGAGAGCACCCATCTTGGCGTGCATTCAGGCACGCGGTTCATCGAGCGACTCCCGCAGCAGCCGACCCAGTTCATGCAGGCGATAGGGTTTTGAGATGAACAGGCGCTGGCCCTGTTTTTCCAGACCGGCCTTCACCTCGGGCGCAATGTTGCCGCTGACCACAATCACCTTCGCCTTGGGGCGGATCCGCCTGATCGTCGTGAAGACCTCGACGCCCGAAACCTTCGGAAGATTCAAATCGAGAAGCACCGCGTCTATGGTTCCCGGATTTCCAAGCAGAAATTCCAGCGCTTCACCTCCGTCTGAAACGGTGCGCACCTTGTAGCCGCGCATCTCCAGCACAACGCGCAGCAATGTGCGCAGGCTGCTTTCATCCTCCACAACAAGCACGGTCTCGGTGCCGACCGGAATCTCAGTCGCGGCGCCGTTCTCATCGATCAACCCCTGGCTGTCCGCGAGTTCAATCGGCAGGTACACCAGAAACGTGCTTCCCTGACCGGGCGTGCTTTCAAGGTCGATGAACCCCTTGTGATTCGAGATCACGCCATAAACCACCGACAGCCCGAGTCCGGTGCCGCCAGCCTCCTGCTTCGTTGTGAAGAATGGCTCGAAGATCCGCTCCCGCACCTGCTGCGGTATGCCGCACCCCGTGTCGGTCACCCTGATGCAAACATACTCGTGGCGGGCGTCGGCGTTCAGACGGCTGATTGACAGCCCGGACACCTTGCAGGTGGAAACCGTGATCCTTCCCCCGTCGGGCATGGCGTCGCGCGCATTGACGCACAGGTTCATCACGACCTGCTGCAGTTGGTTCTGGTCTGCTGCTATCAGAGGCAGCCCGTCGGCGAGTTGAAGTTCGA encodes:
- the dnaG gene encoding DNA primase → MSVIKPTCLRDIKLRVNIVDVVSRVITLRKAGARFKGLCPFHSEKTPSFNVDADKGFFKCFGCGKAGDVITFVRDTEQLTFTEAIEALGKRFGVVIEYEEGTGPTKEERTLRQELFDLHEFAADHYFQKFKGKDHEGEFIRSYWTDKRRFLPELADEFKIGLSETDEGGLGSAVLKRRFSEEAIRQCGLFFVRSPTVMTMVSLRPRFRGRLMIPIRDHQGRVVAFTGRQTELTPKDDPAFEAKYVNSPETPIFTKGNLLFNLDRARDPASKENRPFVLVEGQLDALRCWSVGLKTAVAPQGTAITESQLLLLRRYQHRVECFFDSDDAGQKASLRFLPLALKTGLEVRFLGAQATSKIDPDILLLERGLAAYAELEKTSLSAMAYACASILPQPDRASSEEKTRAAAQVQSIIAAADSEVARSQFLAEAAACLKLPVAALQKDFQASLARQQRSFRREDTTAAPSAAPSSPDSACNRDIAPEQHLLLVCLHWEQMGKSLAHAFPHDWIDLSHPCGALLNRFLAEFEHDNWPGREHLDILLETPEEKALIASMLFDAPALDDPVKALQEGIHRLRARSLEPRLRKIDLDLATHHAESSVDAISLLKLRSELLRQLRQPITLVPL
- the rpoD gene encoding RNA polymerase sigma factor RpoD yields the protein MPRSSKASSASIDDQSEAVESVLNKKGAHAPASDGVSIPDVPGGGSINEKIRQLIRQSKEQGYLTFDDINEALPDSIENQDEIDNVLSILQNLDIEIIESEEVESFKQRQEEAEEEETRTSQNDILDDPVRMYLKQMGQVPLLTREQEVDISKRIENAELKAQEALFDAANVARYIIALGSKLLSREERFDRIVIDKKIESRDAYFKALPKLVEITQKNEESVSESWAEYLAARNEAERKKILSKHRKRESTLRSNFSKFYFKLKVYEEYLAEIRPVLTEIQDLNSLLERARHPKTRRDAAIDTKVIAARFKALEHEHRIAPQAMLDIVAKTNVHIREAHQAKTEMVEANLRLVISIAKKYTNRGLSFLDLIQEGNMGLMKAVEKFEYRRGYKFSTYATWWIRQAITRSIADQARTIRIPVHMIETLNKVMQVQKQLLQEYGHEPTPEEVADEMNLPVERVQQIMKMAQQPISLQSPVGDGDDTSFGDFIEDKSAENPYDMTAFSLLREKIIDVLDSLTERERRVLSLRFGLVDGYSRTLEEVGKQFKVTRERIRQIEAKALRKMRHPTRLRQLTGFFDAEQPDNAQNLLKQAQAGQIKPPPLVPH
- a CDS encoding response regulator, whose product is MGGKFVKALYQRLRDHLLSESSILPAGEISSPTGEVLSDEQILAPVHRRGDRWAGLLLIVHCGLAMLLAPVRDTWVATLGIASVTAVLFRVMTKVHPGAFVTRACAGVLLQVLLGFHIYQVGGLAPLHFLFFTSSTVLIVYADWRCLWPVALCVLIQHGVLFIDQYKGLARYFFEIPEPSAGRLITHGSIMLVHVLIVGMGAWLIRRHIVSERRNRQRLVEQQGELTEQLTRARHSETLLQQSGQVLLETQGKMAREIRERRRTEETLLQAKGELEATNRQLQDSIARANELALSAEVANQAKSAFLAVMSHEIRTPLNGVIGMTELMLDGELSDQHRDSLETIRSSGTGLLVILNDVLDFSKIESGRLDLEKLPFDLPRAIDDVVTLFSGKAAAKGLDLKISIDPGVPRRIRGDVTRVRQIISNLLSNAVKFTEHGGVVVEVSRQPPGFAGDVTQAKLQFSVRDTGPGLTSEAQALLFQPFTQADASTSRKFGGTGLGLAICRRLAQLMGGDAWVTSTLGRGSTFSFCILAEIVDAPVATAAPAPVAPQPVVPIVPIGGDGLRILLVEDNLVNQKVALTMLKRLGHGADVANHGGEGLSAVRERDYDIVLMDWHMPEMNGLEATLAIRRELPPGRQPWIIGLTANAMTGDREKCIQAGMDDYITKPLRKEELGNALARAGSHRESTPPAIPVEV